In Phragmites australis chromosome 24, lpPhrAust1.1, whole genome shotgun sequence, the following are encoded in one genomic region:
- the LOC133907079 gene encoding probable protein phosphatase 2C 72: MLSAVMEYLRSCWGPASPAGRPRKGSDAAGRQDGLLWYKDGGQVVDGEFSMAVVQANNLLEDHSQVESGPLSTTEPGLQGTFVGVYDGHGGPETARYINDHLFNHLRRFASEHKCMSADVIQKAFQATEEGFISVVSNQWSLRPQLAAVGSCCLVGVVCSGTLYVANLGDSRAVLGRLVKGTGEVLAMQLSAEHNASYEEVRRELQASHPDDPRIVVLKHNVWRVKGIIQITRSIGDAYLKKPEFNREPLHSKFRLQETFKRPLLSSDPAITIHHIQPTDKFIIFASDGLWEHLTNQEAVDMIQSSPRNGIARRLVKAAMQEAAKKREMRYSDLKKIDRGVRRHFHDDITVVVVFFYSNAITTATWSRPSVSLRGGGVPIPSNTLAPFAVPTELNSSY, encoded by the exons ATGCTATCGGCCGTGATGGAATACTTGAGATCTTGCTGGGGACCGGCGTCACCGGCCGGGCGCCCCCGCAAAGGATCGGACGCCGCCGGACGGCAAGACGGGCTCCTGTGGTACAAGGACGGTGGACAGGTCGTCGATGGTGAGTTCTCTATGGCCGTGGTCCAGGCCAATAACCTTCTGGAGGACCACAGCCAGGTGGAATCCGGGCCACTAAGCACAACGGAGCCCGGCCTGCAAGGCACCTTCGTCGGCGTCTATGATGGGCACGGTGGCCCGGAGACGGCGCGCTACATCAATGATCACCTCTTCAACCATCTGAGGA GATTTGCATCTGAGCACAAGTGCATGTCAGCGGATGTGATTCAGAAGGCTTTCCAAGCGACTGAGGAGGGGTTCATTTCTGTAGTTAGTAACCAGTGGTCGTTGAGGCCTCAATTAGCGGCAGTAGGCTCTTGCTGTCTGGTTGGTGTGGTTTGCAGTGGAACTCTATATGTGGCAAACCTTGGGGACTCCCGTGCTGTTCTTGGGAGACTCGTCAAGGGAACTGGAGAGGTTTTGGCAATGCAGCTCTCAGCAGAACACAATGCATCCTATGAGGAGGTTAGACGAGAGCTGCAGGCATCACATCCTGATGATCCCCGTATTGTGGTCCTAAAGCACAACGTTTGGCGCGTGAAGGGTATCATCCAG ATAACAAGGTCTATTGGAGATGCATATCTGAAGAAACCGGAGTTCAATAGAGAACCTTTACACAGCAAGTTTCGTCTTCAGGAAACTTTCAAGAGACCACTGCTTAGTTCTGATCCAGCAATTACGATACACCATATACAGCCAACTGATAAGTTCATCATTTTTGCATCTGATGGACTCTGGGAGCATCTTACTAATCAGGAAGCAGTGGACATGATCCAAAGTAGCCCTCGGAAT GGAATTGCTCGAAGGTTAGTAAAGGCTGCAATGCAGGAAGCAGcgaagaagagggagatgagGTATTCAGACCTCAAGAAAATTGATCGTGGTGTAAGGCGACACTTCCATGATGATATAACTGTCGTTGTTgtctttttttattcaaatgCCATAACAACTGCTACCTGGAGTAGACCCTCGGTTTCTCTCCGAGGGGGTGGTGTTCCTATCCCTTCAAATACCCTCGCTCCATTCGCAGTTCCTACAGAGCTAAACAGCTCTTACTGA